One window of Triticum dicoccoides isolate Atlit2015 ecotype Zavitan chromosome 5A, WEW_v2.0, whole genome shotgun sequence genomic DNA carries:
- the LOC119304285 gene encoding oxysterol-binding protein-related protein 1B-like — MRMRARDLHPLCCLPVDCPGGWCADRSPSSPPPAPAPAAVAGLLHKWTNIGKGWRPRWFAILRGGLLAYSKIRPRAAGSPTPSAPAPEDGRPRLIGPAGYAAAAPEDRPIGLVHLKISSFRESKSDDKRFYIITPTKTLQLRTNSVKDRVAWIEALVSARSESSPNGVLLYDQNDASFSTDRLRNRMHAEGLGEEVIKDCEQIVHSEFLQYYTQMKQRCEEYLSFLGSLPQQLEVLNEQDTTHSIRPECSCSGHGKCCESSNTESSDDAGIQELDESSDEDDYNFCDTRQSFSDSAASPDMRMKHSNSSNDVQQYNHNFVESRSGKGENECLLLPPKRRTKLPEPVEKEKGVSLWSMIKDNVGKDLTRVCLPVYFNEPISSLQKCFEDLEYSHLLDHAYDYGLKGNSVMRTLCVAAFAVSGYASSDGRPCKPFNPLLGETYEADFPENGIRFFSEKVSHHPMVMACHCEGRGWKFWGESNVKSKFWGQTIQLDPVGVLTLEFDDGEIFKWSKVTTTINNLIIGRLYCHHHGTMKISGNRQHSCKLTFKQQSFLERNPRQVQGVVEDIGGTKVATLRGKWDESLYCNVTNDGVNSSAESTLLWEKHEPPTNPTRYNLSSFAITLNELTPNLKEKLPPTDSRLRPDQRHLENGEYDKANSEKLRLETRQRMARKMQDNGWKPRWFDRDTEDGAFHYTGGYWEAREQRKWDGCRDIFGELPDKKTYPVPASVGI; from the exons ATGCGGATGCGGGCGCGGGACCTGCACCCGCTCTGCTGCCTCCCCGTGGACTGCCCCGGCGGGTGGTGCGCCGACCGCTCCCCGTCCTCGCCCCCGCCCGCGCCGGCGCCGGCCGCCGTGGCCGGGCTGCTCCACAAGTGGACCAACATCGGCAAGGGCTGGCGCCCGCGCTGGTTCGCCATCCTCCGCGGCGGCCTCCTCGCCTACTCCAAGATCCGTCCCCGCGCCGCCGGCTCCCCGACCCCTTCGGCGCCCGCGCCGGAGGACGGCCGCCCCAGGCTGATCGGCCCCGCCGggtacgccgccgccgcccccgaggACCGCCCCATTGGGCTCGTGCACCTCAAG ATATCATCATTCCGTGAAAGTAAATCAGACGATAAGCGGTTCTATATAATTACTCCAACCAAGACGCTTCAGCTGAGAACCAACTCAGTTAAGGATCGTGTGGCTTGGATTGAAGCCCTTGTTTCTGCGAGAAGTGAATCTTCTCCCAATGGAGTCTTACTGTATGACCAGAATGATGCATCCTTTTCTACAGACAGGCTTAGAAATCGTATGCATGCTGAAGGTCTTGGTGAAGAGGTTATTAAAGACTGTGAGCAGATTGTCCATTCAGAATTCTTGCAGTATTATACACAGATGAAACAACGTTGTGAAGAGTATTTGAGCTTTCTTGGCAGTCTTCCACAACAGCTTGAG GTACTTAATGAACAAGATACTACACACTCTATCAGACCTGAATGTTCCTGCTCTGGACATGGAAAATGTTGTG AGAGCAGCAACACGGAATCATCCGATGATGCTGGGATTCAGGAGTTAGATGAATCGTCAGATGAAGATGACTATAACTTCTGTGATACAAGACAAAGTTTCAGTGATTCTGCTGCGAGTCCTGACATGAGGATGAAGCATTCAAATTCGAGCAACGATGTCCAGCAATACAATCATAATTTTGTAGAATCAAGATCTGGCAAGGGAGAGAATGAATGTTTATTGCTGCCACCAAAACGCCGCACAAAGTTGCCCGAACCAGTTGAAAAGGAGAAGGGCGTTAGTCTTTGGTCAATGATCAAGGACAATGTTGGAAAAGATCTGACGCGGGTCTGCCTGCCTGTTTACTTTAATGAACCGATTTCATCTCTTCAAAAATGCTTTGAAGACTTGGAATATTCTCATTTGTTGGACCATGCATATGATTATGGCCTAAAG GGCAACAGTGTGATGAGAACTCTATGTGTTGCTGCATTCGCTGTCTCTGGGTATGCTTCCTCTGATGGCCGGCCCTGCAAACCTTTTAATCCTTTGCTAGGGGAAACTTATGAAGCTGATTTTCCTGAAAATGGAATCCGTTTCTTCTCAGAAAAG GTTAGTCATCATCCAATGGTCATGGCCTGTCATTGTGAAGGAAGAGGATGGAAATTTTGGGGAGAGAGCAATGTAAAGAGCAAATTCTGGGGacaaacaattcagcttgatcctgTTGGTGTTTTAACATTAGAATTCGATGATGGAGAAATTTTCAAATGGAGCAAG GTTACAACAACCATTAATAACCTTATCATCGGTAGACTTTATTGCCATCATCATGGGACGATGAAAATAAGTGGGAACAGACAACATTCATGCAAGCTTACCTTTAAACAGCAGTCGTTTCTTGAACGTAACCCTCGACAG GTTCAAGGAGTTGTTGAGGATATTGGCGGTACCAAGGTTGCTACCCTAAGGGGAAAGTGGGACGAGAGCTTGTACTGCAATGTTACTAATGACGGAGTAAATTCCAGTGCTGAATCCACTCTGCTGTGGGAGAAACATGAGCCTCCAACTAATCCCACACGATACAATTTGTCATCATTTGCTATAACCCTAAACGAGCTGACTCCAAATCTCAAG GAGAAACTTCCTCCAACAGATTCAAGGCTCAGACCGGATCAGCGACACCTAGAGAATGGGGAGTACGATAAAGCCAACTCTGAGAAGCTACGGTTGGAGACAAGGCAACGGATG GCACGGAAAATGCAGGATAATGGATGGAAACCGAGATGGTTCGACAGGGACACCGAAGACGGAGCGTTCCACTACACCGGCGGTTACTGGGAGGCGAGAGAGCAGAGGAAATGGGATGGCTGCCGCGATATATTCGGTGAATTGCCCGACAAGAAAACTTATCCGGTTCCCGCTAGTGTGGGTATATAG